A part of Paramisgurnus dabryanus chromosome 15, PD_genome_1.1, whole genome shotgun sequence genomic DNA contains:
- the LOC141280841 gene encoding uncharacterized protein — protein MGPSVAHELESPLKHSVQTVKPEDPEKIFKTMSPCKNAKLLNLIGRKCLVQCLLEGVPVEVLWDTGAQASVINEEWRKANIPHRAVRPLHELLDSCTLVGLAVNQTEIPFSGWIEAEFNLSQDSSTTPSLLVPILVSTDPQVAEQPIIGFNVIEAVLSQNRDHQTEKDIICNVSRAFSVTFKTAKLVLKLIQSPNFSVDAGIVQTGKRQIHLAAKQVTTVLVKVNAGSQYKGHSLLLVPNEEPSLPEGVVIEEGLVTVPVDRPSVLPVPIANTNNYAVTLGRRAVIGHLQTIKCTLPVNTEQANEDNDSDKPKVKANVSSDDSKTQKPSQWDPTVPLDHLSEAQQETVRQMLREECHAFAYNEDDIGCIPSLNLHITLKDTTPVNKTYMSVPKPLHQEVKEYLQDLLNRGWITKSRSPYASPVVCVRKRDGTLRLCCDYRELNRKSVPDRHPIPRIQDMLDSLIGSSWFSVLDQGKAYHQGFLDEESRPLTAFITPWGLYQWVRIPFGLSSAPAEFQRSMEECLVGLRDVICQPYLDDNLVHSPSFEDHVDHLRTVLQRYQQHGVKLSPRKCEVFKRKVRFLGRLVSGDGYSMDPAEVASVQALKERVPTTVGDLRKLLGFLSYYRAYIPDFSKLANPLYQLLSAPLASPVKNRVTGKCINNKRKGGLSSNTPIQWTQSHQEILNFLVNKLTTPPILGYPDLTQPFILHCDASQEGLGAVLYQRQRSQLVVIGYASRTLTPPEKNYHLHSGKLEFLALKWAICERFRDYLYHAPHFTVYTDNNPLTYVLSTAKLNSTGHRWVAELADFNFSIKYRPGKSNADADGLSRMPVDISQLMEECTRSVSQEVIGASIQGVLGNGQVERFNRTLLSMLRSLTDTEKMDWKRSLEKMVHAYNCTRSEATGFSPFYLLYGRSPRLPVDLLFNLQPTEGNESHAEYVEKWQGRMRQAYEIASRTAGKESSRSKQGYDRKIHGVGLQPGGRVLVRNLSQRGGPGKLRSYWENRVYVIVKRRSNDSPVYEVIPEKGGKMRVLHRNLLLPCDSLPLESSEANQKQKAVKERTPRKNRQNTKEVQDDMAEGEDFQDVDLVLQFPSYLDQCKTGLNPEADPFTPAMEQQSERLQQGIAEETGEDLPEEQTEETEEDLPEEQIEEDIETSEEQSEFSEGQALEDNGLDLPSFNMHPKRERRRPKILTYESLGQPSVVEIDVDRLDMGNAPIAQGLWRPWAMLEAIR, from the exons ATGGGACCCTCAGTAGCCCATGAGTTGGAGTCCCCTCTAAAACACTCGGTACAGACTGTAAAACCAGAGGACCCggaaaagatttttaaaaccatgtctccctgtaaaaatgcaaaactttTAAACCTCATCGGCAGAAAATGTCTTGTTCAGTGTTTACTAGAAGGAGTTCCTGTGGAAGTGCTGTGGGACACCGGTGCACAGGCAAGTGTAATCAATGAAGAATGGAGAAAAGCAAACATACCCCACCGGGCCGTAAGACCTCTCCATGAACTCTTGGATTCCTGCACACTGGTCGGACTGGCTGTAAATCAAACCGAAATACCATTCTCAGGCTGGATTGAAGCTGAATTTAATTTAAGCCAAGACTCAAGCACTACACCATCACTTCTGGTACCCATCTTAGTATCGACTGACCCACAGGTGGCAGAACAGCCCATCATCGGGTTCAATGTAATTGAAGCAGTTCTCAGCCAAAACAGGGACCATCAGACAGAAAAAGACATTATCTGCAATGTGAGTAGAGCTTTCTCTGTGACATTCAAGACTGCAAAGTTGGTACTAAAGTTAATACAGTCTCCAAATTTTAGTGTTGATGCAGGTATTGTACAGACAGGGAAAAGACAAATCCATTTGGCAGCCAAACAAGTCACTACTGTTTTAGTCAAAGTCAATGCAGGGTCTCAGTACAAGGGTCACAGCTTACTCTTAGTTCCTAATGAAGAGCCTTCACTGCCAGAAGGAGTTGTCATTGAAGAGGGATTAGTTACTGTCCCTGTTGACAGACCCTCAGTCCTGCCAGTGCCCATagcaaataccaataactatgCTGTTACTCTAGGTCGTCGAGCAGTCATAGGTCATCTCCAAACCATAAAATGTACACTTCCTGTGAACACAGAACAGGCAAATGAAGATAATGATAGTGACAAACCAAAAGTAAAGGCTAATGTGAGCAGTGATGATTCAAAGACACAAAAGCCTAGCCAATGGGACCCAACAGTTCCCTTGGACCATTTGAGTGAAGCACAGCAAGAAACGGTGAGACAGATGTTGAGAGAGGAGTGTCATGCCTTTGCATACAATGAAGATGATATTGGCTGTATTCCTTCCCTGAACCTGCATATCACACTTAAAGACACCACACctgtaaacaaaacatacaTGTCAGTCCCAAAACCATTACATCAAGAAGTAAAAGAGTACTTACAAGATCTGTTGAATCGTGGGTGGATCACCAAATCCCGTTCACCTTATGCATCACCTGTTGTTTGTGTGAGAAAAAGAGATGGGACATTAAGATTGTGTTGTGATTACAGAGAGCTGAACAGAAAATCAGTACCGGACCGACATCCAATTCCAAGAATTCAAGATATGCTGGACTCCCTGATAGGCAGTTCCTGGTTTTCGGTGCTGGACCAGGGTAAAGCATACCACCAGGGGTTTTTGGACGAGGAAAGCAGGCCCCTGACTGCCTTCATAACCCCTTGGGGATTATATCAGTGGGTAAGGATCCCGTTTGGCCTTAGTTCGGCACCTGCTGAGTTTCAGCGAAGTATGGAGGAGTGTCTCGTAGGCCTTCGGGATGTGATATGTCAGCCCTACCTTGATGATAATCTCGTACACAGCCCTAGTTTTGAAGACCATGTTGACCACCTCAGGACCGTTCTACAGAGATATCAGCAGCACGGTGTGAAGCTCAGTCCACGTAAATGTGAGGTCTTCAAAAGAAAAGTACGATTCCTGGGACGCCTGGTGTCAGGCGATGGATACAGTATGGATCCGGCTGAAGTGGCTTCTGTACAAGCTTTAAAAGAAAGAGTTCCCACAACTGTAGGTGATTTGAGAAAACTGCTTGGATTTCTCTCATACTACCGTGCATATATACCTGACTTTTCCAAACTGGCAAACCCCTTATACCAGCTGTTATCTGCACCACTGGCATCACCTGTGAAAAATAGAGTAACAGGAAAATGTATCAACAACAAACGCAAAGGTGGTCTTTCATCAAACACGCCGATACAGTGGACCCAAAGCCACCAAGAGATACTGAACTTTCTTGTTAATAAACTGACGACCCCACCAATCTTGGGTTATCCAGATCTGACCCAACCGTTTATCTTACATTGTGATGCATCACAAGAGGGACTAGGTGCCGTGTTATATCAACGGCAACGCAGTCAGTTGGTGGTGATTGGCTATGCTTCCAGAACCCTAACCCCACCTGAGAAGAATTATCACCTCCACTCAGGGAAGTTAGAGTTCTTAGCATTAAAATGGGCAATATGTGAACGTTTTCGTGATTATCTATATCACGCCCCCCATTTTACTGTTTATACTGATAACAACCCTTTGACTTATGTTCTCTCAACAGCTAAGCTGAACTCTACAGGTCATCGGTGGGTTGCAGAGCTGGCAGATTTCAACTTCTCCATCAAATATCGTCCTGGGAAAAGCAATGCAGATGCAGACGGTCTTTCTCGAATGCCAGTCGATATCAGTCAGTTGATGGAGGAGTGCACGCGCAGTGTGAGTCAAGAGGTCATTGGTGCATCTATCCAAGGAGTGCTG GGAAATGGACAGGTCGAACGCTTCAACAGAACTCTACTGTCAATGTTGCGTTCACTCACTGACACAGAAAAGATGGACTGGAAAAGGTCATTGGAGAAGATGGTTCACGCCTACAACTGTACCCGTAGTGAGGCCACAGGTTTTTCTCCTTTTTACCTGCTTTATGGTCGTTCTCCTCGCCTGCCAGTTGATCTGCTTTTTAACCTGCAACCAACAGAAGGAAATGAGAGTCATGCAGAGTATGTGGAGAAGTGGCAAGGTCGAATGCGTCAGGCCTATGAAATTGCCTCTAGAACAGCTGGCAAAGAATCCTCTAGAAGTAAGCAGGGGTATGACAGGAAAATCCATGGAGTAGGTCTTCAACCTGGTGGAAGGGTTCTCGTTCGCAATCTGTCACAAAGAGGGGGACCCGGAAAACTCAGATCCTATTGGGAAAACAGAGTTTATGTCATTGTCAAAAGGAGGAGTAATGATAGCCCTGTGTATGAGGTGATACCAGAAAAAGGGGGTAAGATGAGGGTGCTCCATCGAAATCTCCTTCTCCCTTGTGATAGCTTGCCACTGGAGAGCTCGGAAGCAAACCAGAAACAAAAGGCAGTTAAAGAAAGGACACCAAGAAAAAATAGACAAAATACAAAGGAGGTACAAGATGACATGGCAGAGGGTGAGGACTTCCAAGATGTTGATCTGGTGTTACAGTTTCCTTCTTACCTTGATCAGTGCAAAACTGGTCTAAACCCTGAAGCAGATCCATTTACACCAGCAATGGAACAACAGTCGGAAAGACTTCAGCAAGGAATTGCAGAGGAGACAGGGGAGGACTTACCAGAGGAACAAACTGAGGAGACAGAGGAGGACTTACCTGAGGAACAAATTGAGGAGGATATCGAAACATCTGAGGAACAGTCCGAATTTTCAGAAGGACAAGCATTAGAGGATAATGGGCTTGACCTCCCCTCCTTCAATATGCACCCAAAGAGAGAAAGGCGCCGTCCAAAAATTCTAACTTATGAATCGCTGGGTCAGCCGTCTGTAGTGGAAATTGATGTGGATAGACTGGACATGGGTAATGCGCCAATAGCACAGGGATTATGGCGACCATGGGCAATGTTAGAGGCAATCCGTTGA